One genomic region from Anopheles bellator chromosome 2, idAnoBellAS_SP24_06.2, whole genome shotgun sequence encodes:
- the LOC131207300 gene encoding ubiquilin-1: MAENSGAEGGGKKITITVKTQKDKKTVEIDEDAEIKDLKAIVAEQFETNPELVCLIFAGKIMKDGDTLKTHNIKDGRSVHLVIKQAPRPDPEGPRRPPADVSQTPFGLNQLGGLSGIGVLGGTQSNFMDLQSRMQNELLNNPDLMRTVLDNPLVQSMMNNPDTMRQILTSNPQMQELMQRNPEISHMLNNPELLRQTMELARNPSMLQELMRSHDRAISNLESVPGGYSALQRIYRDIQEPMMNATLRNPYSGASDSGVGGGVGVGAGAANPQQGTENRSPLPNPWGGGSGSTGGATGGSGTGASGAAGTTDAAGTPLGLLNTPTMQSLLQQMSENPSMMSNMLNSTTTRNMMEAMAADPAMATNLISQNPLLANNPALQEQMRAMMPQMLRQMQNPEVQQMVANPQALNAILQIQQGMEQLRSVAPGLMSTMGIPPMPGAPTTAAAGTTTTTNTTTAPSNINTSGGVGGAASGQGNEALFSEFMARMINGMGAGNDPNIPPEERYRSQLEQLASMGFVNREANLQALIASFGDINAAVERLLALGQLSLS; this comes from the exons ATGGCGGAGAATAGCGGCGCAGAAGGcggcggaaagaaaatcaCCATCACGGTGAAAACACAGAAAGATAAGAAGACAGTCGAAATCGACGAGGATGCCGAAATCAAAGAT CTTAAGGCGATCGTTGCGGAACAGTTCGAGACGAACCCGGAactggtttgtttgatttttgccgGCAAAATCATGAAGGACGGCGACACGCTGAAGACACACAACATCAAGGACGGCCGGTCGGTGCATCTGGTGATAAAGCAGGCACCACGCCCGGATCCCGAGGGTCCACGGCGCCCTCCGGCCGACGTGAGCCAGACTCCGTTTGGGCTGAACCAGCTGGGTGGCCTTTCCGGGATCGGTGTGCTCGGGGGCACCCAGAGCAACTTTATGGACCTGCAGTCCCGCATGCAGAATGAGCTGCTCAACAACCCGGACCTCATGCGCACCGTCTTGGACAACCCACTCGTGCAGTCGATGATGAACAATCCGGACACGATGCGTCAGATACTGACCTCGAATCCGCAGATGCAGGAGCTGATGCAGCGCAATCCGGAGATTTCGCACATGCTCAACAACCCGGAGCTGTTGCGTCAGACCATGGAGCTGGCCCGCAATCCGTCGATGCTGCAGGAGCTGATGCGCTCGCATGATCGTGCCATTTCAAACCTCGAGAGCGTCCCCGGAGGCTACAGTGCTCTGCAGCGCATTTACCGGGACATCCAGGAGCCGATGATGAACGCCACGTTGCGCAATCCGTACTCGGGGGCGTCGGACTCCGGCGTAGGTGGTGGGGTCGGTGTTGGCGCCGGCGCCGCGAATCCGCAGCAGGGCACCGAGAACCGCAGCCCACTGCCCAACCCGTGGGGCGGTGGCAGTGGATCGACCGGAGGCGCCACCGGTGGTAGTGGAACCGGTGCCTCGGGCGCCGCAGGAACGACGGATGCGGCCGGCACACCGCTCGGTTTGCTGAACACACCGACCATGCAAAGTTTGCTGCAGCAAATGAGCGAAAATCCTTCGATGATGTCGAACATGCTAAACTCGACAACCACTCGCAACATGATGGAAGCGATGGCGGCCGATCCGGCCATGGCCACGAACCTGATCAGTCAGAATCCGCTACTGGCGAACAACCCGGCGCTCCAGGAGCAGATGCGTGCGATGATGCCGCAGATGTTGCGCCAAATGCAAAACCCGGAGGTGCAGCAGATGGTGGCCAACCCACAGGCCCTGAACGCAATCCTTCAGATCCAGCAGGGCATGGAGCAGCTGCGCTCCGTGGCTCCGGGCCTGATGAGTACGATGGGTATTCCACCGATGCCGGGGGCgcccaccaccgctgccgccggtacGACTACCACTaccaacacgacgacggcgcccAGCAATATCAACACGAGTGGTGGCGTGGGCGGCGCCGCCAGTGGACAGGGCAACGAGGCCCTATTCTCGGAGTTTATGGCACGCATGATCAACGGTATGGGGGCCGGCAATGATCCCAACATTCCACCGGAGGAACGCTACCGGTCGCAGCTGGAACAGCTCGCCTCGATGGGGTTCGTTAACCGGGAGGCCAACCTGCAGGCCCTAATCGCCTCCTTCGGTGACATCAATGCGGCGGTCGAGCGATTGCTGGCCCTCGGGCAGCTGTCGCTGAGCTAA